The stretch of DNA TAGAAAATCTCGGTCATCTCTCGCTTTAAGCTGTCCTTCACTTTCTGTCGCTCCTGCCGGTTGAGCTTCTTGGCCGTGGCCCCGAAAAGGTAGTTGTCCAGCACGAAGTCCTTGAGAACCATCTTAGTGTGAAAGAGGTTTTCCTGGGAGATATTGATGTCGACACTATCGTACCGCTTCCTGACATCTTCAGCGATGAACTGCTGGATGGAATGGATGTCATGGTCAATGAAGAGCTTCTTCCCTTGGACGTTCCGGGTGAAGCCTCGCACTCGGTAGTCCAAGAGGACCACTTCCGAGTCGAAGGACTTGATCAGGTAGTTCAGAGATTTCAGCGGAGAAATTTTCCCGCAGGTGGAAATGTCGATATCGACTCGGAAGGTGGAAATGCCACTCGCCTTATCAGTCTCCGGATACGTGTGGGCGCAAATGTGGCTTTTGTCCAGATGGGCTAGACTGATGCCGGTCGTTGCTTCATGCGCCATCGAACCCTCGGCGATGAGGATCGCTACGCTGGCTCCCATTGGGTCGTAGTCCTGAGTGGAGACGTTGAGGATACGGGCTCTAATGATGTCTGTCACGCCTTTGAGGATAGTCTCCAGTCGCTCCGAGTTGTAAACCTCATCGATATAGGCGAGATACTCCTTGCGGTCCGCCCGGCTCTTGGCGTAGCAGATGTCGTATATGTTGAAGCTTAGGCTCTTAGTCAGGTTATTGAACCCACGGAGCCGGAGTTTCTCTCGGCGTATTCTCATGTCTCCCCTCCGAGCCGTAGGCGGATCCCCATATTGTGTTCCGCTACTTTCATGGTAATTACTTCGCTACCACCCGTTTCGGAACTTGCGGACCCGTGACTAAACGTCAGGTGCTGTCTGGCACTGCGAATTGCCATCGATTCTTCCCGTGAAAGGACCCGATGTCGGGAATTCGCAAATTTGCGCTAAATTATCAGCTCATTTGAGCATCTCTGACGCATATCTCGTCCGCATTCCCTCTGTCAAGCGCAATCCTGCGCATGACCGCTTACCCGAACACAGCGCTGTAAGGTCCAGCCAGGGGGAATGCTCAAGCCACATGAACATACCACCTTCGATCTTTATCATATACTTGATGAGTCACGTTTTTGAGTG from Desulfomonilaceae bacterium encodes:
- the speD gene encoding adenosylmethionine decarboxylase, with protein sequence MRIRREKLRLRGFNNLTKSLSFNIYDICYAKSRADRKEYLAYIDEVYNSERLETILKGVTDIIRARILNVSTQDYDPMGASVAILIAEGSMAHEATTGISLAHLDKSHICAHTYPETDKASGISTFRVDIDISTCGKISPLKSLNYLIKSFDSEVVLLDYRVRGFTRNVQGKKLFIDHDIHSIQQFIAEDVRKRYDSVDINISQENLFHTKMVLKDFVLDNYLFGATAKKLNRQERQKVKDSLKREMTEIFYAKNLFR